From the Montipora capricornis isolate CH-2021 chromosome 2, ASM3666992v2, whole genome shotgun sequence genome, one window contains:
- the LOC138038130 gene encoding histamine H2 receptor-like, translated as MNMTVSEFCEHYLEITLQLVYYHRAFRIAICALNLVFSLVAVLGNILIIRALLKASSIPTNLKTLFCSLAFSDLAVGLFAQLSNSAITTVILIMKVDGNNNLEFFCPIILSVYYFFTFFLTCASLLTITAITVDRLLSVSLHLRYHELVTTRRVAVLLVLLWVISIAAAFTFISLPKHSEIVNIVMGCIAVLFTSCAYARIYKVVRHHRMQIRCELQQTSDHSVRAGLLRQQKNALNTFIVYVVFVVCYLPLLFESIITQVNSSFAVGVYRQTEIFLMFLNSSLNPILYCWRYREIRQNVSSAMHKTLFCFSSGH; from the coding sequence ATGAACATGACCGTTTCGGAGTTTTGTGAGCACTATTTGGAAATAACTTTGCAACTTGTTTATTATCACAGAGCATTCAGGATCGCAATTTGTGCTTTAAACTTAGTTTTCTCCCTCGTAGCAGTCCTTGGAAATATTCTCATAATCCGAGCTCTGTTGAAGGCCTCGTCGATTCCGACAAATTTAAAGACGTTATTCTGTAGCCTCGCTTTTTCAGATCTGGCAGTGGGATTGTTCGCGCAACTGTCGAATTCTGCTATAACGACAGTTATTTTAATCATGAAAGTAGATGGAAATAACAACTTGGAATTCTTCTGCCCAATAATTTTATCTgtttattatttctttactttcttcCTCACCTGTGCATCGCTACTTACTATTACAGCTATCACTGTGGACAGATTGCTTTCGGTTTCCCTCCATTTGCGATATCATGAACTTGTCACGACAAGGCGAGTTGCAGTACTTTTGGTGTTATTGTGGGTGATAAGCATCGCTGCTGCATTCACATTTATTTCACTTCCAAAACACTCTGAGATAGTAAATATTGTTATGGGATGCATTGCAGTCCTTTTTACGTCTTGCGCATATGCAAGAATTTACAAAGTTGTGAGGCACCATAGGATGCAAATTCGCTGCGAGCTTCAACAAACAAGTGATCATTCAGTGAGAGCGGGCCTTCTacgacaacagaaaaacgctttaAATACTTTCATcgtttatgttgtttttgttgtctgtTATCTTCCTCTCCTTTTTGAAAGCATAATCACGCAGGTCAACAGTAGTTTTGCAGTCGGCGTGTATCGTCAAACCGAAATTTTCCTCATGTTTCTTAATTCATCGCTAAACCCCATCCTGTACTGTTGGCGATATAGAGAAATACGACAAAATGTCTCAAGTGCAATGCACAAAACACTGTTTTGCTTCTCTTCAGGCCATTAA